A stretch of DNA from Anopheles ziemanni chromosome 3, idAnoZiCoDA_A2_x.2, whole genome shotgun sequence:
GGTGAACATCCGGCCAGAAGTGTCTGTATGTTAATCGATTCCAACTCCTTTACGAACGATTTGAACGTCGAGATCGCAGATGGATCAATGTAGCTGAGGGCCGTGAAGTCCAGTACTAAAAACTTTACCGCATCCTCTGCCTCAACAAACTCAGCTGCCTTATGGCGCTTGATTTCTTCCGTTAGGTTGATGTCCAGGAACTGGCAGATAGTATTTTTAAAGGTGGCGCGTGAGGCAAAGTGTAGTCCACCGCTGTAGTGAATTATTTTGATGCCACGGAACTCGATAAGCTAAAACGAAGGAATTGCCACAGTTAATACAGGAAATTGAAAACTACCGAAATTTCCTTCTTGCTTACCCCTTCATAGCGGGTGATATCCAAATAGACGTCCGAGTTTGGAACATTTCCCATTTTGCACATATAGGGCTTAAGCGCACGGAAGAAGATGGTCGAAACACTAAGCGAGAATCCAACGATCAATCCAACATCGATTGAGATGAACACGACGGATACAAAAGTCAGCACCCAGGTGACGCCGTCGAAAAATCCCTGCCGCCAGAACTGTGGCAAATCCTTTACTTGCATCAGTAACCCTTGCACCGAAACGGCGATAATACTAGCAAGGATGCATCGGGGTAGTGGTTCGAAAAATGATGCAACGAACAGTAGGACAACCGCCAGCAGACTGCACGACACCAGTCCCgtaatttgtgtttttccaccagctAGATACTGAATCGCGGCACGTGACAGAGAAGCGGCAAACGGGAAACATGAAAAGAATGATCCGAAAAGGTTTCCAGCCCCGAGTGCCAAGAGCTCTTGGTTAAAGCCGATTTCGTAGTTTTCTTTCTTGGCAAAAATTATGCCAAGAGAAACCGAGATGGTGTACCCAACCACGGCCACGGTGATGCTTTCTACAAATATTTCAGAAAATATGTCAACGTTGGGCATTTGCGGAgctaaaaagagaaaaaatatatagctATTCATATAAAACCTCTTTCTTACGAATGTGATTCAGTTCACTAGGTACAACACTATTTACCGGGCAACCCCTGTGGTATGGTTCCAACAACTTTTAGGCTATCCTTTAAATTGTACTGTATTGATAAAAAGGTACCACTGACAACGAGTATCAGTTGAATCGGTATTGGTATAATGCACAGTTTCGCTAGCCGTGgctgaaagtaaaaaaaatgttgaattattttgccGCGAATACGTCTTTCTTAACCCTTCAAACCTTGATGATTTCATTATTTATCAACAATATGATAATTGCCACTGCTGCAATTCCGAGGCAAACCAAGTTTGTGTCGGGAATTCTTTTTCCAAGTTCATAATATgtctaaaatataaaaaaggcaTTAATAGCTGTGAGCGAAAAAACAGAATATAGCGCGTACTAACATTAACAATTTCAAATCTGCTGCCCAATGGCGGTAAGGTAACGCCAAGAATGTCCTTCATCTGCGAAGTAAAAACATAAACGGCCGCACCAGTAGTGAACCCTGAAACGAGCGCCTCTGAAAGCAGGAACGATGCGGCGCCCATTCGCAACAGGCACATGACAAGCTGCAAGTATGAGATACGatgaatcaattattttcaactACTACTAAACTAATTTTGAATAGAGAATCAATTTTCTAATCCGTAAAGTAACATAAAcataagataaaatatttcaaagtaTTACTTTCAACCATTAATGTTGATATGTACTTATTTTCGTTTGCACTCTTTTATCATGTAAAAGTTCGTTCTTTGTGACTTCGATTAATTTCTTTgattatacttgaaatcaatCATATattacaattatatttaggtAGATAGCATGGTTTTACTGACGTACGGTCAGTAATTAAAATAGCTCAGCTTCGAGATGTGTTGAATATTGTTAATAATATAATGGTATCAAATGTTGTATTCCTTGAATTTAGTAATTgtgaatgcaaaacaaacatgttgAGAAAGAATAAGAGAATTCGAGCAAATGCATTTTAAGAAAGATACAAGTGTAGAAATCAGatgtttgcatttttgtgtGTTGAAATAGAATTTCGTttatcataaataaaaaatcagctgtCCTTTTCCGATAAAAAGCAGGTAAAAAGCAGTTGGAAGAACTCTATTCTCTCTATTATCTCtctttgaacaaaaatttcttTGCAAATGTAATCCATATCATGATATACGATTGATGGAGAGAGAGATGGAGCTGGAGAGTTTTTACCTGTATTATGCCGACCATAAAGCAAAGTGCAGTGCCAACTTCCAGATTGGTATAGTTCGATCCGGCTCCGGAATGGTTGTACACCACTTTACCAGTCATGATTGAGACGACCGCTAGTGTGCCTACGGATAGAATAAAAGTTGACATGTACGCCATGTTCTTAGCGATCGTACATTACCGATGCTTTCTTACCCATAGAATTGTGCCGTGATGTGCCAAAcaggaagtaaataaacaCTGGAAAGAACGCCGTGTAGATTCCCGTTATCGGTGGCATGTTGGCCAGTAGTGCATATCCCATGCCCTGCGGTATATGCATAACACCTACCGTAATGCCACTAATGATGTCACCCAAAAGGT
This window harbors:
- the LOC131285097 gene encoding pendrin-like, giving the protein MRNSHGSNGVFNPGYSRDSGENTDPGVRKPRPKLSQVIVTRPHYQQEDLNNAFNYFKPKSNFYQDALESMREVDTKSCITSLFPIFQWLPEYQFPTDLLGDIISGITVGVMHIPQGMGYALLANMPPITGIYTAFFPVFIYFLFGTSRHNSMGTLAVVSIMTGKVVYNHSGAGSNYTNLEVGTALCFMVGIIQLVMCLLRMGAASFLLSEALVSGFTTGAAVYVFTSQMKDILGVTLPPLGSRFEIVNTYYELGKRIPDTNLVCLGIAAVAIIILLINNEIIKPRLAKLCIIPIPIQLILVVSGTFLSIQYNLKDSLKVVGTIPQGLPAPQMPNVDIFSEIFVESITVAVVGYTISVSLGIIFAKKENYEIGFNQELLALGAGNLFGSFFSCFPFAASLSRAAIQYLAGGKTQITGLVSCSLLAVVLLFVASFFEPLPRCILASIIAVSVQGLLMQVKDLPQFWRQGFFDGVTWVLTFVSVVFISIDVGLIVGFSLSVSTIFFRALKPYMCKMGNVPNSDVYLDITRYEGLIEFRGIKIIHYSGGLHFASRATFKNTICQFLDINLTEEIKRHKAAEFVEAEDAVKFLVLDFTALSYIDPSAISTFKSFVKELESINIQTLLAGCSPLVFEKMKKCNFIGGEENYVRTYPTIHDAVHYAQKQLRLRTGGAVETIQEVRL